Proteins found in one Triticum urartu cultivar G1812 chromosome 4, Tu2.1, whole genome shotgun sequence genomic segment:
- the LOC125550739 gene encoding non-lysosomal glucosylceramidase-like isoform X5 yields the protein MCRQISPIIPHNYQQSSYPVAVFTFAVTNSGTTAADVTLLFTWANSVGGKSELTGYHSNSSMTEKDGVHGVLLHHRTADGLPPVTFAIAAQEKEGVHISECPYFMMSGSSDEFTAKDMWNSVKEHGSFDLLDPVNSSTSSKPGTSIGAAIAASVKLAPQATQNVSFSLAWASPEVKFCSGKTYHRRYTKFYGTDVDAAASLARDAILNHSSWEMQIEDWQHPILQDKRFPEWYPVTLFNELYYLNAGGTIWTDGLPPIQSLTAIGGKKFSLDMSNGETDDDNEMNPQTNTATDILHQMASVLERIHASLASNSAIGTTLLQGEENIGQFLYLEGIEYYMWNTYDVHFYSSFSLIMLFPKLQLSVQRDFAAAVMMHDPEKLKLLHDGKLAARKVLGAVPHDLGLYDPWFKVNAYTLHNTDRWKDLNPKFVLQVYRDVVATGDKSFARAVWPSVYMAMAYMEQFDKDKDGMIENEDFPDQTYDVWSMAGVSAYCGGLWVAALQAASALAHEVGDKASEKLFWNKYEKAKSVYDKLWNGSYFNYDDAGTKASTSIHADQLAGQWYAKACGLSSIVDKDKSQSALEKIYTFNVMKFKDGNRGAINGMWPDGTLDMSTMQSREIWPGVTYALAASMIQEGMVEEGFKTAEGVYHAAWSSEGLGYAFQTPESWNNDDEYRSLCYMRPLAIWAIQWALSNPKLHKEPPTDITQDSFPKNQFSYARIAKLLQLPEDESSKSVPRVIYEIVRNRFTS from the exons ATGTGCCGTCAGATTTCTCCAATTATTCCACACAATTATCAACAGAGCAGTTATCCTGTTGCAGTATTCACTTTCGCA GTAACTAATTCAGGAACCACAGCTGCTGATGTGACTTTGCTTTTTACATGGGCT AACTCTGTTGGTGGAAAATCTGAACTCACAGGATACCATTCTAATTCTAGTATGAC AGAAAAGGATGGCGTGCATGGTGTACTGTTACACCACAG AACAGCTGATGGACTGCCACCAGTAACTTTCGCCATAGCTGCACAAGAGAAAGAGGGTGTTCATATCTCTGAATGCCCTTACTTTATGATGTCCGGTAGCTCTGATGAATTCACAGCAAAAGATATGTGGAACTCAGTGAAAGAG CATGGATCTTTTGATCTGCTTGATCCTGTCAATTCATCAACGTCCTCCAAACCAGGAACATCAATAGGAGCAGCTATTGCAGCTTCAGTTAAGCTTGCTCCTCAGGCAACCCAGAATGTTTCATTTTCACTTGCATGGGCTTCCCCTGAAGTAAAGTTCTGCAGTGGAAAAACCTACCATAG GCGTTATACAAAATTCTATGGCACAGATGTTGATGCAGCTGCAAGCCTTGCCCGTGATGCCATTCTTA ATCATAGTTCCTGGGAGATGCAAATTGAGGATTGGCAGCATCCTATTTTGCAAGACAAGAGGTTTCCTGAATG GTATCCAGTCACACTATTCAATGAACTTTATTATCTTAATGCCGGAGGAACTATATGGACAG ATGGATTACCACCAATTCAAAGTTTAACAGCAATTGGAGGGAAAAAGTTCTCCCTTGACATGTCAAATGGAGAAACAGATGATGACAATGAGATGAACCCACAGACTAATACTGCCACTGACATTCTTCATCAAATGGCATCAGTACTTGAGAGAATTCATGCATCTCTTGCATCAAATTCTGCTATAGGAACAACTTTGCTTCAGGGTGAAGAGAACATTGGCCAATTTCTCTACCTTGAGGGAATTGAATACTATATGTGGAACACATATGATGTTCATTTCTATTCATCTTTTTCACTTATCATGCTATTTCCAAAACTTCAACTCAGCGTTCAGAGAGACTTCGCTGCAGCTGTCATGATGCACGACCCTGAAAAGCTCAAGCTCTTACATGATGGAAAATTGGCGGCAAGAAAAGTTCTTGGAGCTGTTCCTCACGATCTTGGTCTATATGACCCTTGGTTCAAAGTGAACGCATACACACTCCATAACACAGACCGTTGGAAGGACTTGAACCCAAAGTTTGTATTGCAAGTTTACAGAGATGTTGTGGCCACAGGCGATAAATCCTTCGCCCGAGCTGTTTGGCCATCTGTTTATATGGCGATGGCATATATGGAACAATTTGATAAAGATAAAGATGGAATGATTGAAAATGAGGACTTCCCAGATCAAACTTATGATGTTTGGTCCATGGCTGGTGTAAGCGCATACTGTGGTGGTCTTTGGGTGGCTGCTCTTCAGGCTGCGTCGGCCTTGGCACACGAAGTTGGTGACAAAGCTTCTGAAAAGCTTTTCTGGAACAAGTATGAGAAGGCTAAATCTGTTTATGACAAGCTGTGGAATGGTTCTTACTTCAATTATGATGATGCTGGCACTAAAGCTAGTACCTCCATTCACGCTGATCAGTTGGCTGGACAATG GTATGCCAAAGCCTGCGGCCTCTCCTCAATTGTTGACAAGGACAAATCACAAAGTGCACTTGAAAAGATATATACTTTCAACGTAATGAAGTTCAAGGATGGTAACAGGGGAGCAATCAATGGGATGTGGCCAGATGGTACATTGGACATGTCCACAATGCAATCTAGGGAGATATGGCCAGGCGTGACATACGCGCTTGCTGCATCTATGATTCAAGAAGGCATGGTTGAGGAGGGTTTCAAAACAGCTGAAGGAGTCTATCATGCTGCCTGGTCTTCAGAAGGACTTGG ATACGCATTCCAAACTCCTGAATCTTGGAACAATGACGATGAGTACCGGTCCTTGTGCTACATGCGCCCACTCGCCATATGGGCGATACAGTGGGCACTCTCAAATCCAAAGCTCCACAAGGAGCCTCCGACAGACATAACACAAGATTCTTTTCCGAAGAACCAGTTCTCATATGCACGAATAGCGAAGCTCCTGCAGTTACCTGAAGATGAATCGTCCAAGAGCGTCCCTCGGGTTATCTATGAGATAGTCCGGAACAGGTTTACTTCATGA